The following coding sequences lie in one Lolium perenne isolate Kyuss_39 chromosome 2, Kyuss_2.0, whole genome shotgun sequence genomic window:
- the LOC127336608 gene encoding exocyst complex component EXO70A1, with protein sequence MVSAAEAALLRAKASQLREAMRRSEAVREESAAAVASVGGRMAAVDDAVRPAQARTSSASKVHDNVARSLQAVQDLVRQFDLVREAESVILDGPSKGISAYLEAVDKLRGAEDFFTSKINCKAGDDVLRRVDELLPKAAAELETEFSRLLSKCSKPVELELLLNCLPSRSSSKDSAEGRLNAGAACSLPTLVEPRYMPLLSKLVQKSVELGHHKQFLRIYRDIRSSTLELTLKQLGVEYVKAEEVHNVQIESLNAKIAQWVQCLQIAVKLLFASERILCDKVFKGNHGSKDHCFAAVTSKSLLTLLSFGEAIAKSKSSPEKVFSLLDMFEATLEIQSEVEAVFAGDECSENRKSAISLVKCLAEATKKTLGDFKDNIAKEGPKSTTTDGDVHPVTSYVGNYIKFLFDYQSSLKLIFQESSNGDGTNSGLVSEFTGVVHALETNLDVKAKQYKDLALGNLFLMNNISYIVRSICSSKVKDLFDDDWVQRRRRIVQQHATQYKRVAWAKVLECLSSQGLTSSVGSAIEGTLGSIGSYSGTTSTSAIKARFRSFNKQFEEVCQTQINWAVPDKELRDNLILTVAEILSPAYRSFLKRFGPLVENSHNASKYMKYTPEALEQELGNLFAKKSLHK encoded by the exons atGGTATCAgcggcggaggcggcgctgcTGCGCGCGAAGGCGAGCCAGCTGCGGGAGGCGATGCGGAGGAGCGAGGCCGTGCGTGAGGAGTCggcggcggccgtcgcctccgtcGGGGGCCGCATGGCCGCCGTCGACGACGCCGTGCGCCCCGCCCAG GCGAGGACGTCGAGCGCGTCCAAGGTGCACGACAACGTCGCCAGGAGCCTCCAGGCCGTCCAGGACCTCGTGCGCCAGTTCGACCTCGTCCGCGAG GCAGAGTCCGTTATATTGGACGGTCCGAGCAAAGGTATCAGCGCCTACCTCGAGGCGGTCGACAAGCTGAGAGGCGCCGAGGACTTCTTCACTTCAAAGATAAACTGCAAAGCCGGCGATGACGTGCTCAGACGTGTCGACGAGCTGCTCCCTAAAGCGGCTGCTGAGCTGGAGACCGAGTTCAGTAGGCTGCTATCCAAATGCAG CAAACCTGTAGAGCTCGAGCTTCTGCTCAACTGTCTTCCGAGTCGTTCATCGTCCAAAGATTCTGCTGAAGGTCGGCTGAACGCGGGGGCAGCGTGCTCTCTTCCTACACTTGTTGAGCCCCGTTACATGCCTTTGCTCTCGAAGTTGGTTCAGAAATCAGTTGAACTTGGTCACCATAAACAGTTCCTGAGAATATACAG AGATATCCGTAGTTCAACTTTGGAACTTACCCTTAAGCAGTTGGGAGTGGAATATGTTAAGGCAGAAGAAGTACATAATGTGCAGATTGAGAGCCTGAATGCTAAAATTGCTCAGTGGGTCCAGTGTTTGCAAATTGCG GTAAAATTGCTTTTTGCTAGTGAACGCATACTGTGTGATAAAGTCTTCAAAGGAAATCATGGATCGAAAGACCACTGCTTTGCTGCAGTAACGTCCAAAAGTCTCTTGACTCTACTCAGCTTTGGAGAAGCTATTGCTAAATCCAAATCATCACCAGAGAAAGTATTTTCGCTGCTAGATATGTTTGAGGCGACATTGGAAATTCAGTCCGAG GTTGAGGCAGTCTTTGCGGGTGATGAATGCTCTGAAAACCGGAAATCTGCAATTAGTTTGGTCAAATGTTTAGCAGAAGCAACAAAAAAGACTCTTGGTGACTTCAAAGACAACATTGCGAAGGAGGGGCCTAAGAGTACGACTACTGACGGGGATGTGCATCCTGTTACCAGCTATGTTGGAAACTATATCAAGTTTCTTTTTGA CTATCAGTCATCTCTGAAGCTGATCTTTCAAGAATCGAGCAATGGAGACGGAACAAATTCTGGGCTGGTCTCTGAATTCACTGGTGTTGTGCATGCTCTAGAGACCAATTTAGATGTAAAAGCAAAGCAATACAAAGATCTTGCTCTGGGAAATCTGTTCTTAATGAATAACATCAGCTATATTGTCAGGTCTATCTGCAG TTCAAAAGTCAAGGATTTATTTGATGATGATTGGGTTCAAAGACGCCGAAGGATCGTGCAGCAACATGCTACTCAGTACAAGAGAGTGGCATGGGCGAAG GTATTGGAGTGTCTCTCATCTCAAGGTCTAACTTCATCAGTAGGTTCTGCTATAGAAGGTACTCTAGGAAGTATTGGATCCTATAGCGGCACAACTTCCACATCTGCTATCAAGGCAAG ATTCAGGTCTTTCAACAAGCAATTTGAAGAGGTCTGTCAAACGCAGATAAACTGGGCTGTTCCTGATAAGGAATTACGCGATAATCTTATCCTCACGGTTGCCGAAATTCTGTCACCGGCTTATAGATCTTTCCTGAAGCGCTTTGG GCCTCTTGTTGAGAACAGCCATAACGCTTCAAAATATATGAAGTACACTCCAGAAGCACTTGAGCAAGAACTTGGTAATCTGTTTGCAAAGAAGTCACTACACAAGTGA